A genome region from Brassica oleracea var. oleracea cultivar TO1000 chromosome C2, BOL, whole genome shotgun sequence includes the following:
- the LOC106324220 gene encoding uncharacterized protein LOC106324220 has protein sequence MEKLRLPTFDGVSDPSSHVTSFNIAMRRANLSDKEKDACFCQLFVETLEGIALNWFTGLQENSVDSFHDLSTAFLKNYIMFKSIVPKVDVPDHIAVESLMNTLHIKSPFRADLYRHPTISVPDAIARSNNFIRMEEDTRANAAKEAEGKQTPARTNDGEPTRSNAVEPSKWCSYHDVKSHDTKDYKVLYGHFLKSIESGKIEIESPHKPKNNKSWSKNKEKKIQKSQAKAPQKEERTSPERPTVNSLNLEGKSTDEEPPKNRRRVEVILSRQANSSNDETLPRQQDLRETLDRKTDSKDLRTFLKRKAAMMHESKTDLRTSLDESKARKTAHDGAAANFQSLPADLREQINSKAEDLRVKLKKHDLQPCIEAKRQAHRELMEATNTPHLNVIMGGLPPYGDSVRAVKDYRRQAVTAQKWPSQVENDHRISFSAADTHGVSMPHNDPLLIDIGIGEYHVTNVLVDTGSSVDLIFRDTLDKMGVGLCDMKPSSRTLTGFNGSSKQMIGTIRLQVYTGDVIRTVKFSVVRARAPYNAILGTPWLHSMKAIPSTYHQCVKFPGKDGATQTIRGDQRAARDLLIAAVKLQQSTSLVSAVNKPIHKIYPQKEEIREVPIDEADISKVVRIGAYLSDEMQSLIISFLKENASTFACVTSDMKGIDPAITSHELNVDPTFKPIRQKRRKLGPERSKAVNEEVDRLLDAGFIAKVRYPEWLANPVVVKKKNGKWCICVDFTDLNKACPKDSHPLPHIDRLVESTAGNELLTFMDAFSDHLDHLRDCFKTLNEYKMKLNPAKCTFGVTSGEFLGYIVNQRGIEANPKKITAILDLPSPKNTREVQRLTRRIAALNRFISRSTDKCLPFYELLRGNKRFAWDEKCEEAFNQLKHYLTTPPFLSKPKVGDTLSLYIAVTSSAVSSVLIREDRGEQKPIFYISK, from the coding sequence ATGGAAAAGCTCCGTCTTCCAACCTTCGATGGTGTATCCGACCCTTCTTCTCACGTCACATCCTTCAATATCGCGATGCGACGCGCGAACCTCTCTGATAAGGAAAAAGACGCCTGCTTTTGTCAACTTTTCGTCGAAACCCTAGAAGGCATCGCTCTTAACTGGTTCACCGGTCTTCAGGAGAACTCCGTTGATAGTTTTCACGACCTCTCGACGGCTTTCCTCAAAAATTACATCATGTTCAAATCCATTGTCCCAAAAGTCGATGTACCAGACCATATAGCCGTGGAGTCGTTGATGAACACCCTCCACATTAAGTCACCATTTCGGGCTGATCTTTACCGACACCCGACTATATCAGTACCGGATGCCATCGCTCGATCCAATAACTTCATTCGAATGGAGGAGGATACTAGGGCCAACGCGGCTAAAGAAGCAGAAGGGAAACAGACTCCCGCCCGGACGAACGATGGCGAACCAACAAGGTCGAACGCCGTCGAGCCGAGTAAATGGTGTTCCTATCATGATGTCAAATCACATGATACGAAGGATTACAAAGTCTTATACGGACACTTCCTCAAATCCATCGAAAGCGGGAAAATCGAGATTGAATCTCCACATAAGCCGAAAAACAATAAGAGTTGGAGCAAAAACAAAGAGAAGAAGATTCAGAAGTCTCAAGCAAAAGCCCCTCAAAAAGAAGAACGAACCAGCCCTGAGAGACCCACCGTAAACAGTCTCAATCTCGAGGGTAAATCAACTGACGAAGAACCACCTAAAAACCGACGGCGAGTGGAAGTAATCCTCTCTCGACAGGCTAATTCCTCGAATGACGAAACCCTACCGCGGCAACAAGATTTGCGCGAAACGTTGGATAGGAAAACAGATTCGAAGGATCTGCGTACCTTTCTGAAGCGGAAGGCCGCAATGATGCACGAGAGCAAGACGGACCTTCGGACGTCCCTTGACGAATCTAAAGCAAGAAAGACCGCACACGACGGGGCGGCAGCAAACTTTCAATCCCTACCCGCAGATTTACGTGAACAGATCAACTCCAAAGCGGAAGATTTACGCGTTAAGCTCAAGAAACACGATTTACAACCGTGCATCGAAGCGAAAAGGCAAGCGCATCGGGAGTTGATGGAGGCTACGAACACCCCGCACCTTAACGTCATAATGGGTGGTTTACCTCCCTATGGGGACTCGGTCAGAGCAGTTAAGGATTATAGACGACAGGCCGTCACTGCCCAAAAGTGGCCTTCACAAGTAGAAAACGACCATCGAATCTCTTTCTCGGCGGCCGACACTCACGGCGTTAGTATGCCGCATAACGATCCGCTCCTCATTGATATTGGAATTGGTGAGTACCATGTCACAAACGTTCTCGTCGACACCGGCAGTTCAGTCGACCTTATCTTTCGAGACACGCTCGATAAAATGGGGGTCGGCCTATGCGACATGAAGCCCTCTTCACGCACTCTCACGGGATTCAACGGCTCCTCAAAACAGATGATTGGGACGATACGTCTCCAAGTTTACACAGGTGACGTAATCCGCACTGTTAAGTTCTCTGTCGTCCGCGCCAGGGCACCTTATAACGCCATCCTCGGTACACCCTGGTTACATTCCATGAAGGCCATTCCCTCCACTTATCACCAGTGCGTTAAGTTTCCTGGGAAAGACGGAGCAACACAGACAATCCGTGGGGACCAACGGGCGGCGAGAGACCTGCTTATCGCCGCAGTCAAGCTACAACAGTCAACCTCACTCGTCAGCGCAGTCAACAAACCAATCCATAAGATCTATCCTCAGAAGGAAGAAATCCGTGAGGTACCCATCGACGAGGCTGACATATCAAAGGTCGTGCGCATTGGCGCTTATCTCTCCGATGAAATGCAATCGCTGATTATTTCCTTTCTTAAAGAGAACGCCTCAACCTTTGCGTGCGTAACTTCTGATATGAAAGGAATAGATCCCGCAATAACATCTCATGAATTGAACGTTGACCCGACGTTCAAACCTATTCGACAGAAGAGGCGGAAGCTCGGGCCCGAACGGTCTAAAGCAGTAAACGAGGAAGTTGATAGATTGCTCGACGCAGGATTCATAGCCAAAGTACGGTACCCAGAGTGGCTAGCAAACCCCGTCGTCGTAAAAAAGAAAAACGGGAAGTGGTGCATTTGTGTTGACTTCACGGATTTGAACAAAGCCTGTCCAAAAGACAGCCACCCTCTCCCGCATATCGACCGTCTGGTAGAGTCGACTGCCGGCAATGAGCTCCTAACCTTTATGGATGCTTTTTCAGACCATCTGGACCACTTGCGAGATTGCTTCAAAACGCTGAACGAGTATAAAATGAAGCTCAACCCGGCAAAATGCACCTTCGGTGTCACATCAGGAGAATTCCTTGGTTACATTGTTAATCAGCGAGGCATCGAAGCAAACCCAAAGAAAATAACGGCAATCCTTGATCTCCCAAGCCCTAAGAACACCCGCGAAGTTCAGCGTTTAACCAGAAGGATTGCAGCGCTTAACAGGTTCATTTCAAGATCTACGGATAAATGCCTCCCATTTTACGAACTTCTGCGAGGAAACAAAAGATTTGCCTGGGACGAAAAATGCGAGGAAGCGTTCAATCAACTCAAGCATTACCTCACGACGCCTCCATTTCTGTCGAAACCCAAAGTTGGGGACACCTTATCTCTATATATTGCCGTCACCTCCTCGGCAGTCAGCAGCGTCCTTATACGAGAAGATCGAGGCGAACAGAAGCCTATTTTCTACATAAGCAAGTGA
- the LOC106324216 gene encoding uncharacterized protein LOC106324216: MPAPETPVVPVTDPPLSKDGPVKQGKASWVKGRFLAKAPHVARIHYIVNRIWPLGDKSIKIDVYEVNEVTVKFRIKDEATRKRVLRRGMWNIVNIPLVLSKWSPKDEEEEEEEITTIPMWIVMKNVPRRMFSWKGLGFIASAVGKPKRLYLDTLLCNSFEEAKVFVEADMTKELPTHHRFKSKLCVDAEVEFTYPWLPDRCTICSKRGHLHAACKSKVKILTKDKPQHVEKNGREITQERVLHNKEADTVQRNGKEVEVAVSTESMKDSEAAIGCADGEKKSDDLPTTGNMSSDIEIVHPEVEKSNGNISEGENSEWLNVSPTKTGRSGNKITAQNHNLSSTSRFTILSTAEDSVEEVDENEANTTGKETEEGDIIPESVGNKTDEGKVESEVNSQEVRENNTMKEKVDVREERLLRSTIPRPTRGSTKAQSDTQSTSTKDTILNNSLGRIWFVWRSDVQVTPVFKSDQLITVSIVLEGDEKEFFLSVVYALNTETERHLLWEDLKNHQNSPIFLRKPWLVMGDFNETLDIAEHSLYETSPVATHGMREFQSVTQNCSLLDLPSHGPVYMWSNKRSEGIISKKLDRVLFNDYWLNSFPGSFNVFEEGGCSDHLRGRIHLSSEQNQPKRPFKFVNAVASLEGFLPMMAQYWTASVPIYS, from the exons ATGCCGGCGCCGGAAACTCCTGTAGTTCCGGTGACGGATCCGCCGTTGAGTAAGGATGGTCCAGTGAAACAAGGAAAGGCTTCATGGGTGAAG GGTCGTTTCCTCGCAAAGGCACCACATGTGGCGCGGATCCATTACATAGTGAATAGGATCTGGCCTCTTGGAGATAAATCGATTAAGATTGATGTCTATGAAGTTAATGAGGTCACTGTGAAATTCAGAATCAAAGATGAAGCAACAAGGAAACGAGTACTTCGTAGGGGGATGTGGAATATTGTGAATATTCCTTTGGTTCTCTCAAAATGGTCACCGAAAGATGAAGAAGAAGAGGAGGAAGAAATCACAACCATACCGATGTGGATCGTCATGAAGAATGTTCCTCGCAGAATGTTCTCTTGGAAAGGACTGGGTTTCATTGCCAGTGCAGTGGGTAAACCTAAGAGATTGTATCTGGATACACTTCTGTGTAATAGCTTTGAAGAAGCGAAAGTTTTTGTTGAAGCAGATATGACAAAAGAGCTACCAACTCATCATCGTTTCAAGTCAAAGCTTTGCGTAGATGCGGAGGTGGAGTTTACCTACCCATGGTTACCGGACAGATGCACAATATGCTCTAAACGGGGACATTTGCATGCAGCTTGTAAGTCAAAAGTGAAAATCCTAACCAAAGACAAGCCACAACACGTGGAGAAGAATGGGCGGGAAATTACACAAGAAAGAGTTCTACACAATAAAGAGGCTGATACAGTACAAAGAAATGGTAAGGAAGTTGAGGTTGCGGTAAGTACTGAGAGTATGAAGGATTCTGAAGCTGCCATAGGATGCGCAGATGGAGAAAAGAAATCAGATGATCTTCCCACTACGGGAAACATGTCGTCAGACATAGAGATTGTTCACCCCGAAGTTGAGAAGTCTAATGGCAACATATCTGAGGGGGAGAACTCAGAATGGCTAAATGTATCACCTACTAAGACGGGAAGGTCGGGGAACAAGATTACTGCTCAGAATCATAATCTCAGCTCAACATCTCGATTTACTATTTTATCTACGGCGGAGGATTCTGTAGAAGAGGTAGATGAAAATGAAGCCAATACTACTGGAAAGGAAACAGAGGAAGGGGATATAATTCCTGAGAGTGTGGGGAATAAAACTGATGAAGGAAAAGTAGAAAGTGAAGTCAACTCTCAGGAAGTAAGAGAAAACAACACAATGAAGGAAAAAGTTGATGTGAGAGAAGAACGACTACTTCGCTCCACTATTCCTAGACCAACTCGTGGCTCCACTAAAGCTCAATCAGACACTCAAAGCACTAGTACTAAGGACACAATCCTAA ATAATTCTCTGGGTCGCATTTGGTTTGTATGGCGGTCTGACGTGCAGGTTACGCCTGTGTTTAAAAGTGATCAATTGATCACGGTGTCTATTGTTCTTGAGGGGGACGAAAAAGAGTTTTTCCTCTCTGTTGTCTATGCTCTTAATACAGAAACAGAGAGGCATTTATTGTGGGAGGATTTGAAGAATCATCAAAATTCTCCAATATTTCTAAGAAAACCATGGCTGGTGATGGGGGATTTTAACGAAACTCTTGACATAGCCGAGCATTCACTGTATGAAACGAGCCCAGTAGCCACACATGGGATGAGAGAGTTCCAGAGTGTCACACAAAATTGTTCTCTGCTTGATCTCCCTTCTCACGGTCCAGTTTATATGTGGAGTAATAAAAGGAGTGAGGGGATAATCTCAAAGAAGCTGGACCGTGTTTTGTTTAATGATTACTGGCTCAACTCTTTTCCTGGCTCGTTTAATGTGTTTGAAGAAGGAGGGTGTTCAGACCATTTACGGGGCAGGATACATTTGAGTTCAGAGCAGAATCAACCTAAGAGACCTTTCAAATTTGTTAATGCAGTGGCAAGTCTTGAAGGTTTTCTACCGATGATGGCGCAGTACTGGACAGCTTCGGTTCCCATATACTCATAG